In Verrucomicrobiota bacterium, the genomic stretch CGGCACGTTCACGCGCGTGGGCGGCAACCAGGAATTGCGCGTCGATGTCCGCCTGATCGCCGCCACGAATCGCGACATCATCGACGCGATCCGGGAGAATCATTTTCGCGAGGACCTGTTCCACCGGCTGAATGTCGTCCAATTCCGCCCGCCGCCGCTGCGGGACCGCGGCTACGACATCGTACTGCTCGCCGAGCATTTTCTGAAGCATTTCAGCCTGTCGATGAACAAGCACATCAAGGGCCTGTCCAAGGCCGCGCAGCAGCAACTGCTCTCGCATCATTGGCCCGGCAATGTGCGCGAACTCCGGAATGTGATTGAGCGCGCCGTCATTCTGGAATCCAGCGACGAAGTCCAGGTCACGAGCCTCCCGGACTTTCAATTGGAGGCGCGGCTGCGCAAATCGGGCGTGCCGACTATCCCGGTCACCAATTCCCTGGACGATTCGATGGCGAAGTTCGAGCGGGAGTTGATCACCTCGGTGCTGGAGCAGAACCATTACAGCCTGAGCAAAACTTCCGACCAGCTTAAGATCAGCCGGCACGCGTTGCGCTACCGAATGCAACGCTTGAACATTAGCGCAGACGCCGCTATTGATGAAGATACGTCGGTCGCAAACGAAAAGGAAACATCACGATGATTGGATCTGGAGAATGGCTGCCCTTGCTGGCGCAAATGGAGGTTACATTGAGGCAACCCCTCAGCAAAGTCCCCGGCTTGCTTTTGCGGGACGTGGTGCTGATCGTGGTCATGGCCTTGTGCCTGTTGCTCGCGTTGATGGCCTGGGTCAGGTATCTGTACCGCCGGCGGCGCACGAAGAAGCACGTGGATGACGCGCAAAGGGTCTATCGCGGAAACAGCCCGGCGGAGGACGAGGAAACAGAACCCGAAGCGCCCGAAAGCCGCCGGCGCTACAAATACCGCTGGAAACGACGCGGCCATCGCACGCGGAATCCGACTCTGGCAGAAAGCGGGGGGCTGCCGCATCCGCGAGCCAGTGAGCCGACCAAGCCTTCCTGAACTTCACGGTTGACCTCAACGGGCATGCAAGTCAGCGAGTCGATTACTCGTAAAAGCGCCTCCAACCTCGCGCTGGCCTTCATTCTCCTTCCGAAGGAGCGGCGCGCCGGCATGGCCGTGCTTTACGCCTTCTGCCGCGAAGTCGATGACATCGCCGACGATGAGTCCTTGCCGATCGAGGAACGCCGGCGACGCCTGAGTCTGTGGCGATCGGATGTGCGTGCGGCCTGCGAGGGCGGCGTTCCCGATCTTCCGGTGGTTCGGGAACTGCAGCCGGTCATCGCTCATTACGGCCTGACATACTCCCGCTTCGACGAACTCCTGCGCGGAGTTGAGATGGACCTGGATATCAAGCGCTATGCAACTTACGCGGAACTCGACGAATACTGTTATCGCGTGGCCTCGGTCGTCGGCTTGCTGAGCATCGAAATCTTCGGCTACGAAAATCCAGGCTGCCACGATTATGCCGTCTATCTGGGCAAGGCCCTGCAACTCACGAACATTCTGCGCGACGTCCGGTCGGACGGGGAGCGCGGCCGGATTTATCTGCCGATGTGCGAACTGCAGCGGTTCGGCGTGACGCCGGAAGACATTCTTGAATGCCGGTACTCGGCTCGGTTTTACGAACTCGCGCAGAGCGTGGCCGGCCGCGCGCGGGGATTCTATTTGCAGGCTGGCCAGGCGCTGCCAGCCGAGGACCGGCGCTCGATGGCCAGCGCCGAGTTGATGGGATCGGTCTATTGGCGGCTGCTGGAGAAGCTGGAACACCACCGGTTCAACGTGTTCGATTCCGCCTCGACGCGCCTGAGCAAAACTCAAAAACTTTTTCTGATTGGCCGGACCTGGCTCCGGGTTTGGCGCGGCGCGCTGACTCCGAATTATGGAGTGTCGTAAGCTCCGATGGACGCCCCCCCCCATAGTCCCGGCCGCCCGATGAGGCTGGAGACGAGCGCCGGGCCTCTGGAGGATGGGGATTGCCTGAATGCGAAAGAATTCCTGCGGCGTTGCGAGGCGCTTCCCCAACCGGCAAAAGTCGAACTGGTCGAAGGCATCGTTCAGCTTGATCCGCTGCGGAACTCGCCGCAATCCCTCGGTCCGAGAAGTGTCATCACGGTGTGTTTGGAACGATACGCGAGGGCGACGCCTGGGCTGCGTTTCGCCGCGCAGCCCCTGGTTCTGCTCGATCGGGAGAACGTTCTCCGGCCCGACGGCGTTCTGCAAATCCTTCCTCCCCACGAACGTCCCCCGCTCCCGTCCTGCGGACACCCTCTTGAGGGAACGGCAGAGGGGGGCGCCCAGCGAGACAATGTGCGAAGTTCTGCTTGCGAGAGTTCTCTCCCCGAAAACGCACCCCATGTGCCGGCTATCAATCGCATCGCAGGCGCGCCCGAATTGATGGCCGAGGCGATCTTCAGCCGGGGGATAAACGATCTGCGCGCCAAACTGGCGGCGTATCGGCGCAATGGCGTGCGGGAATTCATCGCCTGGCGCGTGTCGGAAAACCAAGTCGAGTGGTTCCAGATGGACAAGGGCGAATACACGTTGAATCTTCCGGGGCCAAACAATACCATTTCCAGCCGCGTGTTTCCCGGATTGGTGCTGAATCTGACGGCGCTGCTGACGCACGATCAAGCGGGATTGGCGCGGACGTTGCAGGCCCGGCTCAATCAGCCCGATCACGAAGCTTTTGTGAAACGGCTGGCGGCTCGGAAACTGGGGGCTGGTTACTGTGCAGACCGTGGAATTGACGACAGATCGACCGGAGAACCGTAGCGCAGATTTTCAATCTGCCGTATCGCCGATTTCAATCGGCAGGGCGCCGGCAAGTCCCAGCGTGCTCGGACTGGGAGACGCCCCGCAGAATACAATTCTGCGATACGGCAGAGTGCAACTCTGCGCTACGAGCTTTGTCGTCCATCCCGCGGATCAAGCAGTAGCTGCTTAGCCTCCGCAGCCAATTCGTTACAGCGTTCAAAGGTTAAATCGTTAAATCGGTTAAATGGGCTGAGTATGACGATCAAAGACAACGAATCCATCGATGTGCAGACCCCCACGGGCCCGATGCGAACTTACATTTTTCGACCCGCAGCGGCTGGCCGTTATCCGGGCGTTCTGCTGTATTCCGAGATCTTCCAAGTCACCGGGCCGATTCGCCGGACCGCCGCTATGCTCGCCGGGCACGGCTTCCTGGTGGGTGCGCCGGAAATCTATCATGAATTCGAGCCTGCCGGGACGGTGCTGGCCTACGATCAGGCCGGGGCGGATCGTGGCAATGCGCTCAAGACCACCAAAGAACTGGCGAGTTACGACAGCGATGCCTGTGCGGCTCTGGCATGTTTGAAATCTCATCCCGTTTGCACGGGCCGCATCGCAGTGATGGGGATTTGCATCGGCGGGCATCTTTCCTTCCGCGCCGCGATGAACCCGGACGTGCTGGCCGGCGTCTGCTTCTACGCCACCGACATCCACAAACGCGGCCTCGGCAAAGGCACGCGCGACAACACGCTCGATCGGATCAAGGAAATCCAGGGGGAGATGCTCATGATCTGGGGCCGGCAGGATCCGCATGTGCCACGCGAAGGCCGGGCGTTGATCTACAACGCCATGACCGACGCCGCACTGAATTTCACCTGGCACGAGTTCAACGGCCAGCACGCGTTCATGCGCGACGAAGGCTATCGCTACGATCCGGCCCTGGCGCACCTGTGCTATGCGCTCGTAATCGAATTATTCAAACGCAAGCTGGGCGAGGGCGATCTGCCGGAGACGCGCGCCGGAGCACCGAGCGAATCCAGGCATTAAACGACTGCTCAACGCCGATCTTTGGTCGATAACATCCCGCGCGAAAAGATTGCGGCCCACCACCGCGAGGAGACGCACGTGCTGGCCCGGCAGATTCTCCAGACCGAAGCCAATCTGATTCCGGAGTTGCCATTCACACCCGCAACAAGTATTGTCCGCCGCATGCCCAAAAAGATTCGGCGTGTCGCATTTGCCTTATGTGCCACGTGTATCGTCGCAGCGGCAGAGGTTGATACGAACCGCATCTCTCTGCTTTCCAAACTCAGTCTCGAAGACGTCCTCGTAACCTCGGTCTCCAGGAAACCCGAGAAGTGGTTCCAAGCGGCCTCGGCCGTTTCGGTGATCACAGGAGAGCAGATGATTCGTTCAGGCGTTCGCACGTTACCGGATGCGTTGCGCCTTATGCTCGTCAGGTCCGCTCCCCCCATCACACTGATCAGGATGGCTTCCGCATCCGGGACGAGTTTCCCCTCATCCAGGAGCGGGCAGAAATACTGGTCGTGGCTGTTGATCGAGCCGCAATACGTGAATACCAAGCCCGGCTGGCCTTGCCGTTGTCAGTGGGAGTTCTGGGCGGGATTCTGGCCGGTCGAGGGACGGAACGGTAGCACGCGAACACCGCCGCGACGTTCTGCAAGTAGTCTTCGCCTTCGGACTCGTCGGATCCCGAACAAAACCGTCCTCGCTCTTGATACCTCCCTGCAAAGCGTTGAATATGCTCGAAACAACTCCGT encodes the following:
- a CDS encoding Uma2 family endonuclease, whose translation is MDAPPHSPGRPMRLETSAGPLEDGDCLNAKEFLRRCEALPQPAKVELVEGIVQLDPLRNSPQSLGPRSVITVCLERYARATPGLRFAAQPLVLLDRENVLRPDGVLQILPPHERPPLPSCGHPLEGTAEGGAQRDNVRSSACESSLPENAPHVPAINRIAGAPELMAEAIFSRGINDLRAKLAAYRRNGVREFIAWRVSENQVEWFQMDKGEYTLNLPGPNNTISSRVFPGLVLNLTALLTHDQAGLARTLQARLNQPDHEAFVKRLAARKLGAGYCADRGIDDRSTGEP
- a CDS encoding dienelactone hydrolase family protein, whose protein sequence is MTIKDNESIDVQTPTGPMRTYIFRPAAAGRYPGVLLYSEIFQVTGPIRRTAAMLAGHGFLVGAPEIYHEFEPAGTVLAYDQAGADRGNALKTTKELASYDSDACAALACLKSHPVCTGRIAVMGICIGGHLSFRAAMNPDVLAGVCFYATDIHKRGLGKGTRDNTLDRIKEIQGEMLMIWGRQDPHVPREGRALIYNAMTDAALNFTWHEFNGQHAFMRDEGYRYDPALAHLCYALVIELFKRKLGEGDLPETRAGAPSESRH
- the hpnD gene encoding presqualene diphosphate synthase HpnD (HpnD is found regularly in a locus responsible for the biosynthesis of squalene from farnesyl diphosphate, and is now recognized to function as a presqualene diphosphate synthase (EC 2.5.1.103).); the encoded protein is MQVSESITRKSASNLALAFILLPKERRAGMAVLYAFCREVDDIADDESLPIEERRRRLSLWRSDVRAACEGGVPDLPVVRELQPVIAHYGLTYSRFDELLRGVEMDLDIKRYATYAELDEYCYRVASVVGLLSIEIFGYENPGCHDYAVYLGKALQLTNILRDVRSDGERGRIYLPMCELQRFGVTPEDILECRYSARFYELAQSVAGRARGFYLQAGQALPAEDRRSMASAELMGSVYWRLLEKLEHHRFNVFDSASTRLSKTQKLFLIGRTWLRVWRGALTPNYGVS